From the Rhea pennata isolate bPtePen1 chromosome 12, bPtePen1.pri, whole genome shotgun sequence genome, the window GGGCAGGGTGCCACCCTCCCTGGACACCTCGTGCCGGGGCGCCAGGAAAGAGCAGCCCGCTCCTGCCACCTCCTAGCCCGGTTTAGGGTGGCTCTGAGCATGCCATGCCCATCTCTCCCATGTGCCCGGGCGCCCTGGTGATGCCTCTGCCCTGCAGGTATCTCGAGGCCATCCGGAGGCTGAAGGCAGAGGGGAAGTGTTTTGCCCGCACCATCCACCTAACTTTTGTGCCTGGTAAGTCTGCAGCTGGAGGGGCAGAGGAGGTTGGCAGCTCGATGGCACTGTGTGTGTGCCCCTCACCATGGCATCTGGGCACCTGACGGGCACCCTCTGCTCACTAGAGACCCTTGTCAGCCTGCCTAGGTTTTGAATTTGCCTTGCAAAGGAGAGCAGGGGGTTGTCGGGTGGGGGACACGTTGGGGCCTTCACCCATGCCAGGCTTTTCTCTGCAGACGAGGAGGTGGGTGGACACAAGGGCATGGAGATGTTCGTGCAGCGCCCCGAGTTCAGGGCGCTCAATGTGGGCTTTGCCCTGGACGAAGGTGAGGAGCGGCAGGGCTGCTGGGGGGCATCACCTGGGCTCCGGGACCTCGTGCGCCCGGCGTGGCTTCGGGGCACCGCGTGGCTCCCACCCCGGCCTGGCTCCTTCTGCCCATCCGTGACCCCGGCGGTGCCAGCCGGCACCCGCGTGCCCCACTGACGTCCCCTCTGTGCCCACCACAGGCCTGGCCAGCCCCTCCGACACCTTCAGCGTCTTCTACGGCGAGAAGAGCCCTTGGTGTGAGTAAGCGCGtgggcgcccgcccggccctgGCTCTGCCCGGTGCCCCGGCGTCGGGGCGCTGGgcgcgcgccgggccgcgcgcTCAAAGCCTCCGCCCCGGTGCGGCAGGGATCAAAGTGAAGTGCGTGGGCAGCCCCGGCCACGGGTCCCGCTTCGTCAGCAACACGGCAGCCGAGAAGGTGGTAAGTGCCGGGGCGTCCCGGGACGGGGCGCGCGGGGTGCCGCGCGGAGCTGGCCCTCACCCCGCGCCttggctccccagcacaaggtGATCACCTCCTTCCTGGCGTTCAGGGAGAGCGAGAAGCAGAGGTAGGCGCCGGGCACTGGCTCCGTTTCGGTCCCCCTGCCCACTCCTGGGCTCCTCGGGATCCCGGGCAGATCCGGCGCCGCAGCcccgtgcctcagtttaccTGTTTAGGGGTGGCGGCAGGGTCGGGGGAGCCCTTCCCCTCCCCGTGTGGCGGCAGAGGATGACTCCCCCCTGCGTCCCCCGAGGCTGAAGTCCGACGGGGGCCTGACCTTGGGGGACGTCACCTCGCTCAACCTGACCATGCTGGAGGGGGGCGTCTGCTTCAACGTGGTGCCCTCGGAGATGGCAGTCGGCTTCGATGTCCGCATCCCCCCCACTGTGGACCTGAAGGTGGGCGTGAtgctggcccggcccggcccgggggggcagtgggctgggggctgccccgCTCAcccccctccgccgccccctCTGGCAGGCGTTCGAAGAGCAGGTGGCCGTGTGGTGCCGGGCCGCCGGGGACGGTGTCACCTACGAGTTTATCCAGGTGAGGGCTGGCGGGGGAGCTAGGCCGCCCCTGCCCGCTGGGTGCCCTGCTGGGTGCCCCCCTCTCCCCTGtcccctgccctctccctccaCCAGAAGTGCATGGACCAGCATGTCACCTCCACGGAGGAGTCGGACCCGTGGTGGCGAGCCTTCAGCGGGGTCTGCAGGGACATGTGAGTAGCGTGTccccccctctgcccccccgAAAACGGGACGGGGCGTCCCCTAGGTCGGTGCCCGGGGCTCGGGGCACCCACGCAGCGTGTTCCCTCGGCAGGAAGCTGCCGCTCAAGCTCGAGATCTTCCCCGCTGCCACCGACAGCCGCTACATCCGAGCGGTGAgtgccggcgccccggccccgtgCCTCGGTGCTGCGGCGGGCAGGGGcggccggctccgcggggcgcccgccgccctccccgcctCACCCCGCTCTCCCGCGGGCCCCAGGTGGGCTGCCCGGCCGTCGGCTTCTCGCCCATGACCCGCACGCCGGTGCTGCTCCACGACCACGACGAGTTCCTCAACGAGCAGGTCTTCCTGCGGGGCATCGCCATCTACGCCCGCCTGCTGCCCGCCCTGGCCTCCgtgccggcgctgcccgcggagGGCTGAGCGCGCCCGCGCCCGGGGGGCCAACGCCGGGCCCCTTGGAGGGGGGGCGGCAGGGACGGcggccccccctgccccccgggGCCCGACCGAGGTTTCCCGGAGCCGCGCGCCGTGCGATTTCTCCCAATAAATCTTGATAAGCAAAGCTGGGAGTGCCAggtccgtccgtccgtccgtccctcCACTGTCGGCGGCTGCCCTGCCCGCTGGCGTCTCTCCTGCCGGGGAGGGAGCAGGCTCCTAGCGGGGGGCAGCCGGGTCCGGGATGGACCGGCGTGTCCGCagagggggcggcggggctgccgcggccggTCCcagagccgagccgagccgagccgcccccgccggggccgggccggggctcgcCGGATGGCGAGAGCAGGGTGGGCtgcggcggcggaggaggagggggaggaggaggaggagggggaggaagggcacgctgggggcggcgcgggccggcccGGGCGCGGCCCCTTaaagcgcggcgcggcggcagcggcggcagcggccggaggatgcgggcggcggcggcggcagcctgCTGGCTGTGGGGCGCGCTGCTGGCCGCCGGGCGcagcccgccgcggctccgcctGCCCTACCGCGgtgagccgagccgagccgagccgggccgggccgggccgggccggggcgggcggcagcgcctgGGGGAAGCCCGGGCCGGGTCACGTCGGGGCTCGCGCTGCgctcacagctcccaagagctgCG encodes:
- the ACY1 gene encoding aminoacylase-1 isoform X2; translation: MAPGKPGKGAGASEDPSVTLFREYLKINTVHPEPDYDAAVRFLERVGADLGLACQKVEVCPGRVVLVLTWPGTNPHLRSILLNSHMDVVPVFEEHWTYPPFEAVKDAQGNIYARGAQDMKCVSIQYLEAIRRLKAEGKCFARTIHLTFVPGLASPSDTFSVFYGEKSPWWIKVKCVGSPGHGSRFVSNTAAEKVHKVITSFLAFRESEKQRLKSDGGLTLGDVTSLNLTMLEGGVCFNVVPSEMAVGFDVRIPPTVDLKAFEEQVAVWCRAAGDGVTYEFIQKCMDQHVTSTEESDPWWRAFSGVCRDMKLPLKLEIFPAATDSRYIRAVGCPAVGFSPMTRTPVLLHDHDEFLNEQVFLRGIAIYARLLPALASVPALPAEG
- the ACY1 gene encoding aminoacylase-1 isoform X1 yields the protein MAPGKPGKGAGASEDPSVTLFREYLKINTVHPEPDYDAAVRFLERVGADLGLACQKVEVCPGRVVLVLTWPGTNPHLRSILLNSHMDVVPVFEEHWTYPPFEAVKDAQGNIYARGAQDMKCVSIQYLEAIRRLKAEGKCFARTIHLTFVPDEEVGGHKGMEMFVQRPEFRALNVGFALDEGLASPSDTFSVFYGEKSPWWIKVKCVGSPGHGSRFVSNTAAEKVHKVITSFLAFRESEKQRLKSDGGLTLGDVTSLNLTMLEGGVCFNVVPSEMAVGFDVRIPPTVDLKAFEEQVAVWCRAAGDGVTYEFIQKCMDQHVTSTEESDPWWRAFSGVCRDMKLPLKLEIFPAATDSRYIRAVGCPAVGFSPMTRTPVLLHDHDEFLNEQVFLRGIAIYARLLPALASVPALPAEG